GTATCATTACAAACCGTGATTTGCGATTTATTTCCGATTTTTCCTTGAAGATTTCCAGTGTCATGACTGTAGAGAATCTGGTCACAGCGCCAGTGGGAACTAACTTGGAACAAGCAGAGAAGATTCTTCAAAAGTACAAGATTGAAAAGCTTCCCCTTGTTGACGATAATGGAGTCCTTAAAGGACTTATTACGATCAAGGATATCGAGAAAGTCATTGAGTTCCCGAATTCGGCGAAAGATAAGCAAGGAAGATTACTTGCAGGTGCTGCAGTCGGAGTGACTAAGGATACAATGAAGCGTGTTGAAATGCTAGTTAAGTCCCATGTCGATGCAATTGTACTTGATACTGCTCACGGTCATTCAGAAGGCGTTCTTGAAATGGTGAAGGAAATCCGCGGGACATATCCTGAATTGACGATCATTGCCGGTAATGTGGCAACGGCTGAAGGGACTAAAGCACTGATTGAAGCGGGTGCCGATGTAGTCAAAGTTGGAATCGGACCAGGGTCAATCTGTACGACAAGGGTTGTTGCTGGTGTAGGTGTTCCACAAATTACGGCAGTTTTCGATTGTGCGACAGAAGCAAGAAAACATGGTAAAACGATCATCGCTGATGGTGGAATTAAATACTCTGGTGATATCGTTAAAGCCTTGGCTGCAGGCGGACATGCAGTAATGCTTGGCAGCATGCTTGCAGGTGTAACTGAAAGCCCAGGCGAGACGGAAATTTTCCAAGGCCGCCGTTTTAAAGTGTATCGGGGTATGGGCTCTGTTGCTGCAATGGAAAAGGGATCTAAAGATCGTTACTTCCAAGAAGATAACAAGAAATTCGTACCGGAAGGCATCGAAGGGCGCCTTCCATATAAAGGACCTCTTTCAGATACCATTTTCCAACTGATTGGCGGCATTCGCTCAGGTATGGGATATTGCGGTACAGCCACATTGGAAGAGTTGAGGGAAAACTCTCAATTTGTCAAAATGACCGGTGCCGGGTTAAGAGAGAGCCATCCTCATGATGTCCAAATTACCAAAGAAGCACCGAACTACTCAATGTAATGAATTTAACATATAATCGTCATTAAAATTTATTATTAAAATAGACAGAGTCTGCGATTACTCTGTCTATTTTTTTTATTTTTTCTGTGATAAACTAGACAAGGTGTCAAGGGAATTACATAAAGTTTCTTCTATGTTATAGAGATTAGCTTAAAAGTTGGAGGTATTGGAAATTGAAAAAAATCAGCAAGATGACCCTCATTTTCACTTTTGTTTTAGTTCTTGTTATGTCGCAATTTGCCTATCAACCGGGGGAAGCTGTTGCTGAATCTGATAATTTAGGTTTAAAAGCAGAGGCAGCCATCGTCATTGATGGTGTAACAGGACAAATCGTGTATGAAAAAAATGCCGATAAAGTATTAGGGATTGCATCCATGTCTAAAATGATGACCGAGTACATCATAATGGAGTCAATCGAAAATGGGAAAATCAGTTGGGATCAAAAAGTTAAAATAAATAAATACGTACATGACCTTTCAAAAGCACCCAATTTGTCGAATGTTGGGTTAACAGAAGGTGAAGATTATACAGTTAAGGAACTATATCAAGCTATGGCCGTCTATTCCGGAAATGCGGCAACAGTAGCTTTAGCACAGTTGGTTTCCGGAAGTGAAAAGAGCTTCGTTAAGTTAATGAACGAAAAAGCAAAGGAATTAGGTTTGAAACACCATAAATTCGTTAATGCCAGCGGTTTGAACAACTCCGATTTATTAGGACAGTATCCTTCCGGTAATGAAGATGATGAAAATATCATGACAGCAAAAGATACTGCCCTTCTTGCTTATCGTTTAATAAACGATTATCCGGAAGTGTTAAAGATCGCCAGCATTCCTAAATTGAAGTTCCGCGATGGAAAAGAATATCCGAACTTCAACTGGATGTTGCCAGGTCTGATATTTGAATATAAAGGCGTAGATGGACTAAAAACGGGTTCTACTGACTTTGCCGGTTATGGACATACAGGGACGGTTATCCGAGACGGTCAGCGCTATATCACGGTGGTTATGAAGTCCACTAATAAAAACGAACGTTTTGCAGATAGCACTAAGCTTATGAACTATGCTTATGCAACCTTTAAAAAGGAAAAAGTCCTTCCAGCCAATTACCAGGTGAAAGGGAAAGAAACACTTTCAGTAGTAAAAGGTAAGGAAAAAAACGTTAAGATTCAATCTGAAAAGGCAATCGAGCTACTTGTTGAAAATGGTGAGAAAGATAACTATAAAACAGATTTAGTGATCGATAAAAAGAAATTGAATGATGATGGCAAGCTTACTGCACCAATCAAAAAAGGTGAAAAGCTAGGTTACATCACAGTCACTCCTAAAAAAGGAGAAGATTACGGGTACATTAACGGCGATCCGGTTAAGGTGAACGTCGTAGCTGCTGAATCTGTTGAAAAGGCAAACTGGTTCGTATTATCAATGCGAGCGGTTGGCGGATTCTTTGGTGACGTATGGAGCAGTGTAGCTTCTACTGTTAAAGGCTGGTTTTAAGTTTCGCGTATAAAACGGTTGCGTAATGTATAAAATTATAGTACATTATGGAAAACAATCTGATTATATAAGAAAGCAATGACAGGATATAGTAACAAGTACTTCTTTCTATAGAGAGCCGATGGCTGGTGGAAATCGGTGTGAGAGTTTTGTGAATCCCTCCTGGAGCAGAGTATGGAAAGCCTTTCGGGTCAGTAAATACTTTCGGTTAAAAGCCGTTATCGAGATAAGTGGTAGGCGTTTTTCATACGCCTTCAACTAGGGTGGCAACGCGGGTTAACTCTCGTCCCTTCTTCAGGGGACGGGAGTTTTTTGCGTTCTTTGATAAATCAACGAACTATTAAGGAGGAACTGAAAATGTTGGATTTGAAATATGTAAGGAATAATTTTGAAGAAGTGAAGCGTGTATTGCAATTTAGAGGAGAAGATTTGACCGATTTAGGTAAATTCGAGGAACTGGATGTAAAGCGTCGGACTTTGATTGCTGATACGGAAAAGCTGAAAAGCCAAAGAAACGAAGTTTCACAGCAAGTGGCCGTATTGAAACGGGAAAAAAAGGACGCAGATCAGTTGATTGCCGAAATGCGTGAAGTTGGTGACCGTATCAAAGGGTTCGATGATGAACTTCGTGAAGTGGAAGCCCAGTTAGAAACATTACTTCTTTCCATTCCGAATATTCCGCATGAAAGTGTGCCTGTTGGTGAGACGGAAGACGATAATGTCGAAATCCGTAAATGGGGAGAGTTACCGGAATTCAAGTTTGAACCGAAACCACACTGGGATGTAGCTGGAGATCTAGGCATCCTGGATTTTGAACGGGCAGCAAAAGTGACCGGAAGCCGATTTGTATTTTATAGGGGTCTTGGTGCTCGATTAGAGCGTGCTTTAATTAGCTTTATGTTGGACCTTCATGTTGAGGAACACGGATATGAAGAAATGCTGCCGCCATATATGGTGAACCGTGCAAGCATGACGGGAACAGGTCAATTGCCAAAATTCGAAGAGGATGCTTTCCGTATCGAAAGTGATGATTACTTCTTGATTCCTACAGCCGAAGTCCCGGTGACAAACTTCCATCGTGATGAAATCATGAGCACGGACGATCTGCCGATAAGCTATGCGGCATACAGCGCTTCATTCCGTTCAGAGGCAGGATCTGCTGGTCGTGATACCCGCGGGTTAATTCGTCAGCACCAATTCAATAAAGTTGAATTAGTGAAGTTCGTGAAGCCGGAAGATTCTTATGCAGAATTGGAAAATCTCACAGGTCATGCCGAAAAGGTCCTTCAATTGCTAGGCCTCCCATACCGAGTGCTGAGCATGTGTACGGGAGATCTTGGATTCACTGCTGCTAAAAAGTATGATATCGAGGTTTGGATCCCGAGTTATGGGACGTACCGAGAAATTTCTTCTTGCAGTAACTTTGAAGCATTCCAGGCTAGACGGGCCAATATCCGCTTCAGACGTGATGCAAAAGGCAAACCGGAACATGTCCATACTCTAAATGGGTCAGGTCTGGCAATCGGCCGTACAGTCGCTGCACTTTTGGAAAATTTTCAGCAGGAAGATGGCAGTGTTATCATTCCTGAAGTATTACGTCCATATATGCGCGGTGTGGAAGTCATTAAACCGTAAGTTAAAAGGAATCAGCTTCTGATTAAAGAGGCTGATTCTCCCTTTTATCTAAGTTTGAAATTATTTTAAAAAAACTTTATAGAGGGCTTGACTTTAATTTTAATTCCATGTAATATAATAAATGTTGATACGGAGGTATACCCAAGTCCGGCTGAAGGGATCGGTCTTGAAAACCGACAGGGGAGTCAAATCCCG
This sequence is a window from Brevibacillus sp. JNUCC-41. Protein-coding genes within it:
- the guaB gene encoding IMP dehydrogenase, with the translated sequence MWENKFAKEGLTFDDVLLIPAKSEVLPKDVNLQVNLAENLKLNLPIISAGMDTVTEAEMAIAMARQGGLGIIHKNMSIEAQAELVDKVKRSESGVITDPFFLTPDHQVFDAEHLMGKYRISGVPVVNNIEDQKLVGIITNRDLRFISDFSLKISSVMTVENLVTAPVGTNLEQAEKILQKYKIEKLPLVDDNGVLKGLITIKDIEKVIEFPNSAKDKQGRLLAGAAVGVTKDTMKRVEMLVKSHVDAIVLDTAHGHSEGVLEMVKEIRGTYPELTIIAGNVATAEGTKALIEAGADVVKVGIGPGSICTTRVVAGVGVPQITAVFDCATEARKHGKTIIADGGIKYSGDIVKALAAGGHAVMLGSMLAGVTESPGETEIFQGRRFKVYRGMGSVAAMEKGSKDRYFQEDNKKFVPEGIEGRLPYKGPLSDTIFQLIGGIRSGMGYCGTATLEELRENSQFVKMTGAGLRESHPHDVQITKEAPNYSM
- a CDS encoding D-alanyl-D-alanine carboxypeptidase family protein encodes the protein MKKISKMTLIFTFVLVLVMSQFAYQPGEAVAESDNLGLKAEAAIVIDGVTGQIVYEKNADKVLGIASMSKMMTEYIIMESIENGKISWDQKVKINKYVHDLSKAPNLSNVGLTEGEDYTVKELYQAMAVYSGNAATVALAQLVSGSEKSFVKLMNEKAKELGLKHHKFVNASGLNNSDLLGQYPSGNEDDENIMTAKDTALLAYRLINDYPEVLKIASIPKLKFRDGKEYPNFNWMLPGLIFEYKGVDGLKTGSTDFAGYGHTGTVIRDGQRYITVVMKSTNKNERFADSTKLMNYAYATFKKEKVLPANYQVKGKETLSVVKGKEKNVKIQSEKAIELLVENGEKDNYKTDLVIDKKKLNDDGKLTAPIKKGEKLGYITVTPKKGEDYGYINGDPVKVNVVAAESVEKANWFVLSMRAVGGFFGDVWSSVASTVKGWF
- the serS gene encoding serine--tRNA ligase, coding for MLDLKYVRNNFEEVKRVLQFRGEDLTDLGKFEELDVKRRTLIADTEKLKSQRNEVSQQVAVLKREKKDADQLIAEMREVGDRIKGFDDELREVEAQLETLLLSIPNIPHESVPVGETEDDNVEIRKWGELPEFKFEPKPHWDVAGDLGILDFERAAKVTGSRFVFYRGLGARLERALISFMLDLHVEEHGYEEMLPPYMVNRASMTGTGQLPKFEEDAFRIESDDYFLIPTAEVPVTNFHRDEIMSTDDLPISYAAYSASFRSEAGSAGRDTRGLIRQHQFNKVELVKFVKPEDSYAELENLTGHAEKVLQLLGLPYRVLSMCTGDLGFTAAKKYDIEVWIPSYGTYREISSCSNFEAFQARRANIRFRRDAKGKPEHVHTLNGSGLAIGRTVAALLENFQQEDGSVIIPEVLRPYMRGVEVIKP